The DNA window AACACTTTCCGGAGAAAGTTCTTTCGGAACATAGGAAGTACCTTCAGTATTTGTATTCTGAGTTACAGAAAGGGAATCAGTCGTTGTGTTGCTGTCAGTTTTCTGACCTTCTTTTTTGCAGCTGTAAAGAGCTGTTAAAATCAACGTGGATAAAATTATCTTCTTCATAAATTATTTTTTATCTATTTTTGAATTGAAGTATGGAACAACAAATCTACAAAGGGAAACTGATACAGTTTCATCCGTTAAAAATAGCGAAAAAGGAAGAGCTGACCAAAAATACTTTTTCTCTGGAGTTTGAAATTCCGGAGAATTTAAAGGAAAATTTTAAGTTTGAGGCAGGGCAGTTCGTAAGTGTAAAATTTCAATCCCATGGCAAAGAGGTTATTAATGATTATTCAATGACTTCTGCACCGTATGAAGGTAAGATATGTTTGGGGATAAAAGTGAATTCCGCTGATGGAGCCACTTCACAGTTATTTCAGAATTATAATGCAGGAGATGAGCTGCTGGTTGGTGAGCCCAGTGGAAGGTTTACATTGGTTTCCAAGCCGAGTGAGTTCAGGACCATTGTTGCTTTTGCCGCTGGTATTGGTATTACTCCGATTTTAAGTCACTTCAAAAATATTCTGCATACTGAACCCAGGACAAGATTGTTTCTTTTTTTTGGAAATAAAAGCTCTGAAGAATTGATTTATCGGGATCTGTTGGATAATCTTGCCAGAACATGTGGAGACAGGCTTCAGATTTTTTACTTTTTTTCGCAAGAGAAAACAGCTGATCAGTTTTTCTATGGCAGGCTGGATGGAAAGAAATTAAACCTGATCATCAATCAGATTCTGCATCTCGATGATACGGATGAAGAGTCTACAATCTGGGATGCGGTAGATGAAGTTTTGATTTGCGGAAAAGGGGAAATGATAAAAACATTAGCCAACGCCTGCTATCACCACGGGATTCCTAAAAAGAACATTCATTTTGAACTTTTTGAAGAATATAATGATGATATTTATCCTGTAGAGAAAGAATTTCCACTTATTGAAAATATTGAAGTTGAGTTTACTATGTTGGGGCAGAAATATACTACGCAACTTCCTGATAACCGGGAGAAACTTCTGCAGCAGCTCCTGATTCAGAAATTTCCCGTCCCTTATTCCTGTAAATCGGGAATTTGTGGAAGCTGTGAATGTTCTCTGGAAGAAGGAGAGGTGGAACTGCTGGAAAATGAATATCTTACCGAAAAAGAAGAAGCACAGGGGCATATATTGGCTTGTATGTCGATAGTGAAAAGTAGAAAAATAAAGCTTAACTTTGATCTTAGTTGAGAATTATTAGGAACATATTTAACCTGGGCTTTATATCATTGGAATTGGGAATTTTAATGATATGTTTCTGCAATGTGTGGGTTTTCGGGCTGACTAACGGACGTACCTACACTAAAATATCCAAAATACCTCCAAGAGAAATTGCATTGGTATTAGGAACATCTCCAAAAATGAGATCAGGGCTATCCAATCCCTATTTTACTAAAAGAATGGATGCTGCAGCTCTCCTTTATCACCATGGGAAAATTAAGAAAATCATTGTGAGTGGGGAAAAGAGCAAAGGCTATAATGAACCGGCTGCGATGAAAAATTATCTGGTGTACCAGGAAGGAGTGCCAGAAGATATTATTATAGAAGATCCTAAAGGTTTTAATACTTATAAGAGTATTCTTCGTTGTAAAGATGTTTACAAAAAGAAAAATGTGATTATTGTATCTCAGGGCTTTCATAATCTCCGTGCTTTATTCTTTGCCAGAAATAATGATATGAATGCTTTAGGTTTTGATGCACAGGATGTCACAAAACCGGAGAGTTTTTACAGAAATCAGGCGAGGGAAATCCTCGCCCGTGTGATTGCTGTAGTTTATTTTATTTTAGGCGTTTCTCCGGACTAGAAAGGATATCCGAACGCGATATTAAGAGTTGGTTTGAAAGGTTGAATATTCTTGATTCTCCAACGATCTCCCTCAGGTTTGTTAGGATCGTAGATCTTATAAGCAAAATCTAATCTGAATGTGATATAAGCAATGTTTACTCTTAATCCAAATCCACTACCAACCCCCATTTGTCCTAAGAATTTATTGAATCTGAACTCATCCTGATGAGCATCATTATGATTACGAAGGCTCCAGGTATTTCCAATATCTGTAAACAGAGCTCCTTCATACATGCTGGTAAACGGAATTCTATATTCAATGTTGGTGGTAAGCTTTATATCACTGGTCATGTAAGCTCTTACTCTTTCATCTACCTGAGAATCTGCAGGGCCTAATCCTCCAAATGCAACCCAGGCTCTGATGTCATTAGATCCTCCATTGAAATAAGATTTGATAATGGGCATATCCTGAGAGTTTCCATAAGGTACACCTACTCCTATAAACTGACGAAGTACCAAGGTCTGATTTCCATTGAATTTGAAATATTTTCTGGTGTCAATATCAAATTTTACAAATTGTGCATAGGGAATTCCGAAGATTGTTTTCTGTGGACCGCTAACGACTCCTCCGTCATTACTTCTCTTATTGAATAAACTTAAAATATTCCCGGCAAGCTCAACTTTTCCGTTAAAATAAAAAGCATTTGGATATTCTTTTTTACCAATTTCGTTATATACAAAATTGTAGATCATTGATGAAATTAAGGCATCCTGCGTTTGTCTCTCTTTATTAATAAGACTCCCTCTGAAGGTCGTCAGAAGATCATTGCCTTGTTGATTAAGACCTTGTAAAAACCCCGTATCAGCCAGAAGTCTTTCTGAAACAGCATCACTGGTAAGTATACCGTTGTAATAGTCTGTTCCTATTGCAGGCCTGGCTGCAAAATAATTTGCAAACATTTCATCTCTGATCACTCCGTCATTGACAAAATAATCATAGTAGGCATTTTTATTCTTTGTTAAACTGATCTGTGTATTGAATAGCGTCAGTTTATGATATACCTGCTCATTTACATTAGCCTGATAATTCAGTCCGGTATTGAAGTTTACTCTTCCCAAACCAATATTATTCTGGATAGAGGCTCCCAACAAAATAGATGAAGTAGGCGTGTATCTTTTGGGGATAAATTTATAATAATTAAAAGGCAACAATAGCCTTGGGAAATTCAGTGATGCCTGAGCTGATATTTCATAAGCTAATGTTCTTTTATCAATATTCTCTGTACTTTTGATAGAACCAAATGTTCCGGAGAGACTCGTAGAAAGGTTTTCAGCCCCTCTGAAAATATTTCTTGTTGTAAGATCCACAGAAGGCGAGATTCCAAGATTTAAAATCTGAGAATAATTGACATCCGTTCCTACTTTAAGTTCATACTTAGGAAGAGGTTTCAATACATATAAAACATCTACAATACTGTCATTAGGGGAACTTATACCACCTTGTCTCAGGGAATCCCTAGCTTTTACAATACTGAAATTGTTCATTGTCATCAGGTTTCTCTTGGTCACGTCCAGTTTCTGCTGATCAAAAAGCTGCTTATTATCCACAATAATAGCTCTCCATAAGGAAGATGACTTATATTTATCATTCATCTTGTGGAACCTTACTCTTCGTAAACTGTCTTTAACGGTTTTTTTAGGATAATCTCCGTTTTCTTCTATAATAGCGACATCAATATTTCCGAAAGTAGCTTTCTTATAAGGACGATCAAGAGAATCTTTGTGAATTTCCAAAGTAAGCGGAATCTGCTTTTTGTTTTTCAGGGAATCTGCTACAAAATAGATTTCGTCATTGGTATTATTGAATTTATAGTACCCGGATTCTTTCATTAAATCTGTAATCCTGGTCACTTCTTTTTCAAGTGCAGTTTGGTCCAGTACCTTACCGGCTCTGACGAGTGTTTTATCAATATGATCGTTATAAATCTGTTTTATCCCCTGATCCGGAATATTAAAATAATAGTCTTTAATATAGGTTGGATCGTTATGCTTAACAAAATAATCTACAGTAGCTTTTTTCGAAGCGGAATCCAGCTTATGTTTAAATTTTACATCTGCATCCCAAAATCCTCTATAAATAAGTCTTTTTTTAATAGATTCTGCACTTTTTTCACTTCTTGCCTGATCAAGAATAACAGGAGGAGTGCCCCAATTATGTAGAAGACGGTCAAATAAAAGACTTTTTCCCACGCTGCTTTTCATATTGTACCTGAGAAATAAAGAATCTCTTAATTTTTGATTTCTCATTTCGTTGGGGTAGGTCATGTATTCATTCAGGATCGTATCATACTTGGGATTGGCCATATTGTAAAAAGCCAAAGTGAGAGGCATGAAAAGAAGCTGCTTCTTATTCGGCTTCTGCTGCACATAATCTTTTAGTTCCTCATCAAAAAATTCTCTCTTATCTTCGAACTCAAAGTTGTTCTTAGTAAGGAGATATTCACCGTTCGGAACTTTTTTTGTCGTACTACAAGCATAAAGGAGACCAACAAATGTTGCAAATGAGATAATTTTATAATATTTTTGAGGAGAATTCTTATAATGCTTACAGCTCATACAATAAAAGTTTTACAATCTTTAGATAAAAAGAAGTTCAGACAAAAATACAATTTGTTTTTGGTTGAAGGTAATAAAATCATTTGTGAACTTTTTAATTCTAACTTTAAAGTTAAAGAAATATTATCAACCGATCCACAAAAATTGGACCGTAGCGATATCCCTGTTACCCATATCTCTGAAAATGAGTTAAAAAAAATCAGTTTTCTGAAAACCCCGAAAGATTCCGTTGCCGTATGTTATCTGGCAGAAGAAGAAAAGAGGGAAGACAAGAATATACAACTGGTTTTGGATGGAATTCAGGATCCCGGAAATTTGGGAACGATTATCAGACTGGCAGATTGGTTTGGGATAGAACAGATCATTTGCAGTGAAGATACGGTGGATTTTTATAACCCGAAAGTGATTCAGGCTACAATGGGATCTTTCACAAGAGTCAATGTTGTATATACGGATCTTGTAGAATATCTTTCTAAGACAGAAAATGTTAATATCGGAACTGATATGGAAGGGGAGAATATCTACACCTTTGAGAAACCTCAAAAGATCAATCTGATTTTAGGGAATGAAGGAAATGGGATGAGACCGGAAACAGAAAAACTTCTTCAAAAAAGGATCAGTATCCCGAGGTTCGGAAAATCACAATCCACAGAAAGCCTGAATGTCTCAATGGCTGCAGGAATTATTTTAGGACAATTATTTTCGAAATAGAAAACAGAGATTAAAAATTAGGACTTAGGGAGTAAAAAAATATTTCCTAAATCCTAATCTTTATTCCCTTATATTAACTGTTCCAGACTGGAAACACTTTTGTTTTTCTGGTATACTTCCATTTTTTTTCTGACATACTTCAACGCAATAGGAGCGAGGTATATCAAAGCAGCACCAATGAGTTTTTTCTTCCAGTTGGAGCTTTTCATATTTTTTTTGGCGTAGTTTCCAACCAATGCCGTTACTCCCAACTTTATAAGGCTGTCGGTCACATTACCACCTTTAAAAGCTGAACTGGCAATTCCTACTGCCGTATTTTTACTGATCAGTAAGTCTTTAACTTCAGAGGTAAGCTGTTTGGCAATGACATCTTTTCTTAAAACAACTTTTTCGTCACCGTCTTCATCTATCTTTTCCTGAAGGTATTGGTCACTTAAACCATTTGTAAATGCACTCAGACTTTCTTTTGTATTTTTAAAAGTAAGAAGGTTCTCCAGGTCATGTATTTCACTCTGAAGCAGTTTTTTCTTTCTTCTTAATTCTTCTATGCTTTCGTATTTTCTGCTCATAGTTTAATGATTTAAAAATTTAATAACCTGATCTGCAACAGCATTGACGATTTTATTTTTGAAGGCAATAACAAAAGCCATTACCAAAGCATAAAATGCGGCGACAATTAAGAATCCGTAGGAATAATTATCCAGTGCTTTACCTATAAGGAAGGCAATTCCGAAATTGAAAAGGATAATAAAAAAAGCAAAAGCAACAAGCAGTACTACAAAGTAGGTAATGAGCCCGGCGGAAAGAGAAGACTTTTCAGTAGCTTCAATTTTCAGAAGATCTATTCTCTTCGAGGCGTATTCTTTAATAGTTTCTATCATTGTTTTTTTTTAAAGTTACAAAAAAAGGAACTTTCGTCCAAAAGTTCCTTCTTGTAATTTACTTAAAAGAAGATAAATTACTTATTTTTTAAGATCGTTTAATTCTGCTTCCACATCCTTTACTACATCTGCTGTTTTAGAAACAATCTGATCTTTATACTTGTCGTATCCGTCTTTCACAGTATGTGCTACGTTGTTTGCAGTTTCTTTGAAAGTAGAAGAAATATTGCCATACTGGTCTTTCACTTTTTCAGAAACCTCTCCGTACTTATTTTTAGCCTGATCTTTTAAATCATTGGTTTTGTTCTTGATTTTTTTTCTGGTTTCTTTTCCTTCCTCAGGTGCATATAATATTCCTAAGATTACACCTGCTGCAGCACCTGCAAGAAGTCCTGCCAATATACCTGCTGTATTTTTTCCGTTTCTAGACATTTTAAGTTTTTTAATATTAATAATAGATTAGTTTTTTACAGTAATAAAACTTACAATTTGTATACCAAAGGAGGCTTTTAGCCTATTAAAAATTGTTAAATCTTTTGAATGTGAGATAGAATAAGTTCGATGGTTTCCTCTTTCGTTAATTCAGAATTATCAATGACGATTGCATCTTCTGCCTGCTTCAATGGTGCTATTTCCCGTTCACTGTCGATCTTATCTCTTTCAACGAGATTATGCTTTACTTGGTCTTTGTCAGCTTCAATTCCTAAGCCTTTCAGCTCCAGGAATCTTCTGTTTGTGCGTTCGTCAATGCTGGCAGTAAGGAAGAATTTATAGTCCGCATTTGGCAGAACTACTGTCCCTATGTCACGTCCATCCATAATGACGCCTCCTTTTTCTGCCAAAGTGCGCTGTGATAGCAGCAAGAAATCTCTTACTTCTTTTTGTTTGGCAACAAGGCTTACATTCTCAGAAACCTGATTGGTACGAATTTCTTTGGAAATATCTGTATGATTCATATAAAGAACCAGTGTTCCTTCATGAGTTTTAAATTCAAGGTTGATTTTGTCTAAAGAAGAAAACAAAAGATTCAGATCAATTTGACCGTTTTGACTCACACAATGTTGCAGTGCATACCAGGTAACGCCTCTGTACAGTGCCCCTGTATCCATATGAATAAGTCCCAACTTATCAGCAATGATTTTGGAGATAGAACTTTTTCCGGTAGACGAGTACCCATCGATCGCTATTACAGGTTTTTTCATATTGCAAATTTCAAGATTTTTTTTTAAAAATCAAGACAAGCCATGAAATTTCTTGCTTACTATAAGATTATCAAAGAGATAGATTATTCTCCTGCGTGGCTTGAAAGATCCATGGAAACCCCTATCTGATTGACATTGGAGGAGTTATGATATCTTACATGTGCGTAGTCGATACGGAATCTTGAAACTTTAATTCCAAATCCTGCGGATAATCCTGAAAAGTTTCTCTGATCAGCTACTGCAAGCTCATTTCCTCTTTTTACGTTATATCCCAATCTGATGTTGAAGCTTTTTTCCGGAAATAATTCTGCTCCTAAAGAAAAGTGGTCAATAATCTTTCTTCCCGCATTTACCTTTTGTCCGTTTACATTATATTCTGAAGAAATATCAAACTTCTGAAGATCGTGTGCCGTAACGGTAATAGCCAATGGGAAGTTCTTTAATATTTTGGTGTATCCAAGGTCAATTCTGAAAGGAAGGTTTTCCCGCACTCCATTGAAGGACTTTAGCTGGAACCCGAAATTTCTCATGACAAGGGAGAGAACTTCTTTATTTTTTTTATTGTGATAGGTAACCCCGGCAGTTCCGGAAATAGCAGAAGAAGTATAATTATCAATTTTTGATGTCACAAAGTTCAACCCTCCACCAATAGTCCAGTCTTCTTCAAATTGGTAGGCATAGCCTGCACCAATGGCAACATCGGAAGCTTTGAAATCTCCGTTCTGAAAACCACTTTCATCTGTCCTTGGAATACTTCCGTAACTCATATAACGGGCATTGATGGTTGCCATATGACCGTTTTCAAAGTCTTTGGCATAGGCAATGGTACCGTATTTTGAATCCGCAAGGTAAGCCGTAGCATTTACAGAAAGCTGTTTATCAGAATCTTTATTTAACAGGGCCGGGTTTGCAATAGCAAAGGAAACATCATAATCTCTTATAGAAATTGCATCACCTCCAAGGGCAGCTTGTCTTGCAGAAACAGGTACATTTAAGAACGGATAAACATTTGTTCCTGTTTGCGCATAAGAAACAATTCCAGATAGAAATAATGAAAAAATGATAATTTTCTTCAATTCAGTTTATAATTAATGCAAAAATAATCCTTTTTCGTACTTTTCAAAATATTTCTGACATTATTTGTAATTAAATATTTTTCCGCTATCAATATTTTTAATGATTATATTTGCAAAATCAAATTTTTGGGAAATCAATTTTACTAAAAAGCTATTAAAAATAAAAGATGAAATATAAAAGAATCCTTTTGAAACTGAGTGGTGAGGCCTTAATGGGAAACAGACAATATGGTATTGACAACGAAAGACTGCAGGAATATGCTGCAGAGATCAAAACGGTAGTTGAGAAAGGTTGCGAGGTTGCAATCGTTATTGGAGGAGGAAATATTTTCCGTGGGGTTGCCGGAGCTGCAAAAGGAATGGATAGAGTGCAGGGAGATTATATGGGAATGCTGGCTACTGTAATCAACGGTATGGCATTACAGGGAGCATTGGAAGATGCAGGAATCAAAACCAGACTTCAATCTGCTATTGAAATGGATAAAGTAGCAGAGCCTTTCATTAAAAGAAGAGCGGTAAGACACCTTGAGAAAGGAAGAGTCGTGATCTTCGGAGCTGGAACCGGAAATCCTTATTTTACAACCGATACTGCAGCAACATTGAGAGCGATCGAGATTGATGCTGATGTAATCTTAAAAGGAACAAGAGTAGACGGAATCTACGACAGTGACCCTGAAAAGAACGCAGATGCTGTAAAGTACAACTCACTATCTTTTGACGAAGTGTATGCAAAAAACCTGAAAGTAATGGATATGACAGCTTTTACTTTGAGTCATGAAAATAAATTGCCTATTATTGTATTCGATATGAATAAAGCTGGGAATTTAGAAAGAATTGTAGAAGGGGAAAATGTTGGTACTTTAGTTGATTTGTAATCAGTGAAAGGTATTATATAATAGCAAGAGGTATAAAATTTAGGTTAAATTACTATTGTTTATTATTCAATACTAATCATTTATCATTGATCAATCATCATTTATAACAATTAATGTGTAATTTATCAAACTATCAAATAATAATGGAAGAATTAGAACTTATATTAGAGTCTGTAAGACAGGACATGGACGCAGCTGTAAAGCACTTGGATCACGCATTTCAAAGAATTAGAGCAGGACGTGCTTCTACAAGTATGGTGCAGGATGTAATGGTGGAATATTATGGAGCTCCAACTCCTATCAACCAGGTGGCTAATGTTTCCGTTCCAGATGCAATGACTATTTCTATTCAACCTTGGGACAGAACAGCAATCAATGCGATTGAAAAAGCAATTATCAATTCAAACTTGGGTTTTGCACCTTCTAACAACGGAGAAAACATTATCCTTAATGTTCCGCCTTTAACAGAAGAGAGAAGAAGAGAATTGGCAAAGCAGGCTAAAGGAGAAGCTGAGCAAACTAAAGTAACGATAAGAAACGCAAGACAAGACGGATTAAAAGAACTTAAAAAACTGGAAGGAGTTTCTGAAGATGTTGTAAAAGGTGTTGAAGAAGAAATTCAGACGTATACTGATAAATATGTAAAGCTTTGCGAAGAGCATCTTAAAACAAAGGAAGCTGAAATTATGAAAGTATAATTTTAAGTTTTTGAAATATATAAAAGAGGTTTCAATGGGAAACCTCTTTTTGCTTTTATAACTCAGAATCATACCTTTTCTATCTTTAAAAAGCATACTTGTTTAGTGAATTATTTAAATTTCTTTATAATAGTATGCTCGTAATAATAATATATAGGTGGCTATTAACGTTACTCCATTATGTTGATGAAATTATTACATAAAAAGAAGAAATTAAAAACATTAAAGAGAGATGACTAAAATTATTGGGGTAGGAAATTATATACCCTCTGAAACGATTACCAACTTATTTTTTGATAAACATGTTTTTCTTAACGAGAAAGGGGTATTATTAAAAGAAGATAATACGTCCATTACTGATAAATTAAAAAAAATTACCGGTATTGAAGAAAGGAGATATGCTCATTCTACAGAGGTAACTTCCGACTTAGGTTTCATTGCAGCCCGTGCTGCCATAGAAAATGCAGGAATAGATCCTGAAACATTAGACTATGTTATATTTGCCCACAATTTTGGGGATGTTCCTTTTGGAACGGTTCAGTCAGATACGGTTCCCAGTCTGGCAGCAAGGGTAAAACATTTATTAGGGATTAAAAATAATTTCTGCGTGGCATATGACGTTCTGTTCGGATGTCCCGGATGGATTGAAGGAGTAATACAGGCAAATGCTTTTATAAAGGCAGGTATTGCTAAACGTTGTTTGGTCATCGGTGCTGAAACATTGTCCCGTGTAGTGGATATACATGACAGAGACAGTATGATCTATGCCGATGGAGCAGGAGCTGCT is part of the Chryseobacterium lactis genome and encodes:
- a CDS encoding ferredoxin--NADP reductase — encoded protein: MEQQIYKGKLIQFHPLKIAKKEELTKNTFSLEFEIPENLKENFKFEAGQFVSVKFQSHGKEVINDYSMTSAPYEGKICLGIKVNSADGATSQLFQNYNAGDELLVGEPSGRFTLVSKPSEFRTIVAFAAGIGITPILSHFKNILHTEPRTRLFLFFGNKSSEELIYRDLLDNLARTCGDRLQIFYFFSQEKTADQFFYGRLDGKKLNLIINQILHLDDTDEESTIWDAVDEVLICGKGEMIKTLANACYHHGIPKKNIHFELFEEYNDDIYPVEKEFPLIENIEVEFTMLGQKYTTQLPDNREKLLQQLLIQKFPVPYSCKSGICGSCECSLEEGEVELLENEYLTEKEEAQGHILACMSIVKSRKIKLNFDLS
- a CDS encoding SanA/YdcF family protein; amino-acid sequence: MICFCNVWVFGLTNGRTYTKISKIPPREIALVLGTSPKMRSGLSNPYFTKRMDAAALLYHHGKIKKIIVSGEKSKGYNEPAAMKNYLVYQEGVPEDIIIEDPKGFNTYKSILRCKDVYKKKNVIIVSQGFHNLRALFFARNNDMNALGFDAQDVTKPESFYRNQAREILARVIAVVYFILGVSPD
- the tamL gene encoding translocation and assembly module lipoprotein TamL; translation: MSCKHYKNSPQKYYKIISFATFVGLLYACSTTKKVPNGEYLLTKNNFEFEDKREFFDEELKDYVQQKPNKKQLLFMPLTLAFYNMANPKYDTILNEYMTYPNEMRNQKLRDSLFLRYNMKSSVGKSLLFDRLLHNWGTPPVILDQARSEKSAESIKKRLIYRGFWDADVKFKHKLDSASKKATVDYFVKHNDPTYIKDYYFNIPDQGIKQIYNDHIDKTLVRAGKVLDQTALEKEVTRITDLMKESGYYKFNNTNDEIYFVADSLKNKKQIPLTLEIHKDSLDRPYKKATFGNIDVAIIEENGDYPKKTVKDSLRRVRFHKMNDKYKSSSLWRAIIVDNKQLFDQQKLDVTKRNLMTMNNFSIVKARDSLRQGGISSPNDSIVDVLYVLKPLPKYELKVGTDVNYSQILNLGISPSVDLTTRNIFRGAENLSTSLSGTFGSIKSTENIDKRTLAYEISAQASLNFPRLLLPFNYYKFIPKRYTPTSSILLGASIQNNIGLGRVNFNTGLNYQANVNEQVYHKLTLFNTQISLTKNKNAYYDYFVNDGVIRDEMFANYFAARPAIGTDYYNGILTSDAVSERLLADTGFLQGLNQQGNDLLTTFRGSLINKERQTQDALISSMIYNFVYNEIGKKEYPNAFYFNGKVELAGNILSLFNKRSNDGGVVSGPQKTIFGIPYAQFVKFDIDTRKYFKFNGNQTLVLRQFIGVGVPYGNSQDMPIIKSYFNGGSNDIRAWVAFGGLGPADSQVDERVRAYMTSDIKLTTNIEYRIPFTSMYEGALFTDIGNTWSLRNHNDAHQDEFRFNKFLGQMGVGSGFGLRVNIAYITFRLDFAYKIYDPNKPEGDRWRIKNIQPFKPTLNIAFGYPF
- a CDS encoding TrmH family RNA methyltransferase, with amino-acid sequence MLTAHTIKVLQSLDKKKFRQKYNLFLVEGNKIICELFNSNFKVKEILSTDPQKLDRSDIPVTHISENELKKISFLKTPKDSVAVCYLAEEEKREDKNIQLVLDGIQDPGNLGTIIRLADWFGIEQIICSEDTVDFYNPKVIQATMGSFTRVNVVYTDLVEYLSKTENVNIGTDMEGENIYTFEKPQKINLILGNEGNGMRPETEKLLQKRISIPRFGKSQSTESLNVSMAAGIILGQLFSK
- a CDS encoding phosphoribosyl-ATP pyrophosphatase, whose amino-acid sequence is MSRKYESIEELRRKKKLLQSEIHDLENLLTFKNTKESLSAFTNGLSDQYLQEKIDEDGDEKVVLRKDVIAKQLTSEVKDLLISKNTAVGIASSAFKGGNVTDSLIKLGVTALVGNYAKKNMKSSNWKKKLIGAALIYLAPIALKYVRKKMEVYQKNKSVSSLEQLI
- a CDS encoding phage holin family protein, encoding MIETIKEYASKRIDLLKIEATEKSSLSAGLITYFVVLLVAFAFFIILFNFGIAFLIGKALDNYSYGFLIVAAFYALVMAFVIAFKNKIVNAVADQVIKFLNH
- a CDS encoding YtxH domain-containing protein gives rise to the protein MSRNGKNTAGILAGLLAGAAAGVILGILYAPEEGKETRKKIKNKTNDLKDQAKNKYGEVSEKVKDQYGNISSTFKETANNVAHTVKDGYDKYKDQIVSKTADVVKDVEAELNDLKK
- the cmk gene encoding (d)CMP kinase yields the protein MKKPVIAIDGYSSTGKSSISKIIADKLGLIHMDTGALYRGVTWYALQHCVSQNGQIDLNLLFSSLDKINLEFKTHEGTLVLYMNHTDISKEIRTNQVSENVSLVAKQKEVRDFLLLSQRTLAEKGGVIMDGRDIGTVVLPNADYKFFLTASIDERTNRRFLELKGLGIEADKDQVKHNLVERDKIDSEREIAPLKQAEDAIVIDNSELTKEETIELILSHIQKI
- the porQ gene encoding type IX secretion system protein PorQ yields the protein MKKIIIFSLFLSGIVSYAQTGTNVYPFLNVPVSARQAALGGDAISIRDYDVSFAIANPALLNKDSDKQLSVNATAYLADSKYGTIAYAKDFENGHMATINARYMSYGSIPRTDESGFQNGDFKASDVAIGAGYAYQFEEDWTIGGGLNFVTSKIDNYTSSAISGTAGVTYHNKKNKEVLSLVMRNFGFQLKSFNGVRENLPFRIDLGYTKILKNFPLAITVTAHDLQKFDISSEYNVNGQKVNAGRKIIDHFSLGAELFPEKSFNIRLGYNVKRGNELAVADQRNFSGLSAGFGIKVSRFRIDYAHVRYHNSSNVNQIGVSMDLSSHAGE
- the pyrH gene encoding UMP kinase, with protein sequence MKYKRILLKLSGEALMGNRQYGIDNERLQEYAAEIKTVVEKGCEVAIVIGGGNIFRGVAGAAKGMDRVQGDYMGMLATVINGMALQGALEDAGIKTRLQSAIEMDKVAEPFIKRRAVRHLEKGRVVIFGAGTGNPYFTTDTAATLRAIEIDADVILKGTRVDGIYDSDPEKNADAVKYNSLSFDEVYAKNLKVMDMTAFTLSHENKLPIIVFDMNKAGNLERIVEGENVGTLVDL
- the frr gene encoding ribosome recycling factor; this encodes MEELELILESVRQDMDAAVKHLDHAFQRIRAGRASTSMVQDVMVEYYGAPTPINQVANVSVPDAMTISIQPWDRTAINAIEKAIINSNLGFAPSNNGENIILNVPPLTEERRRELAKQAKGEAEQTKVTIRNARQDGLKELKKLEGVSEDVVKGVEEEIQTYTDKYVKLCEEHLKTKEAEIMKV
- a CDS encoding 3-oxoacyl-ACP synthase III family protein → MTKIIGVGNYIPSETITNLFFDKHVFLNEKGVLLKEDNTSITDKLKKITGIEERRYAHSTEVTSDLGFIAARAAIENAGIDPETLDYVIFAHNFGDVPFGTVQSDTVPSLAARVKHLLGIKNNFCVAYDVLFGCPGWIEGVIQANAFIKAGIAKRCLVIGAETLSRVVDIHDRDSMIYADGAGAAILEVNNDDDSGIKSHLSASYTLNEKDYLYFGKSYNNDRCQNTRYIKMDGRKIYEFALLNVPDAMKKCLDNSGYSIHELSKIIIHQANEKMDEAIVDRFYQLYDTPMPENIMPMVIHKLGNSSVATIPSLLTMILQDELEHHKINKGDVALFASVGAGMNINAFVYKF